The genomic DNA TTTTCCTTGAATTCTTCAGGGGAGATTCGTTATTATTATTCAACTTGATACCAGTTCCTCATGCTGTTAGTGTCGTAATAATTGTTTTGGGAATTATTCTCTACAGATACAGGAGCAAAGCAGTCAGTACTTTATGATGCAGGTATACGATGTTATAGTAGCAGGGTCCGGTCCTGCAGGCGCCACAGCCGCTTATAAACTTGCAAAGGCAGGCCACAGTGTCCTTATCCTCGAACGGGACAAGCTCCCAAGGTACAAACCCTGCGGAGGCGGCCTTTCACTTAAGATTAACCGTATCCTTGACATAGATATCAGTGACCTAATAGAGGCCACGGTCAACGGCGCATACTTCAGCTATGGACATAAAGAGGGCACCCGCCTCATGTCTGAACAACCGGTGGCGTATATGGTAATGCGTGATAAGTTCGACTCCCGGCTGACTTATGAGGCTGTAAAGGCAGGGGCTACACTTCTAACAGGTAAAAAGGTGGCGGGTATCGCTGATAATAAATCCGGATATGATGTATTTACGAATGGGGAAACCTTTTCAGGAAGATATGTAGTTGGGGCTGACGGAGTAAATGGGGCAGTACGCAAATATATTCACCCAAAATCCGTCAGGACCATAGCCGCCTCAATAGAGGCAGAGATTGAGGTAGACCAGACAGTGCTTGATCAGCATTCAAATTATGTACATATAGATTTTGGGGTCATACCATACGGGTATGCATGGGTCTTCCCCAAAAAGGGGATGTTGTCTGTAGGCATCGCAGGATTTAAGGGTGTCGTAAAGAGGCCTAAAGAGTTCTTTGATACCTTTATTAATGGACATGCTGCATTGTCCGGATTAAATAGATTTTCATGCAGGGGCTACCCGCTCCCCCTCTTCAGGAATCAGCAATTACTTGCAAAAGGGGGAGTCCTTCTG from Nitrospirota bacterium includes the following:
- a CDS encoding geranylgeranyl reductase family protein codes for the protein MMQVYDVIVAGSGPAGATAAYKLAKAGHSVLILERDKLPRYKPCGGGLSLKINRILDIDISDLIEATVNGAYFSYGHKEGTRLMSEQPVAYMVMRDKFDSRLTYEAVKAGATLLTGKKVAGIADNKSGYDVFTNGETFSGRYVVGADGVNGAVRKYIHPKSVRTIAASIEAEIEVDQTVLDQHSNYVHIDFGVIPYGYAWVFPKKGMLSVGIAGFKGVVKRPKEFFDTFINGHAALSGLNRFSCRGYPLPLFRNQQLLAKGGVLLTGDAGNLVDPFFGEGIYYAIRSAQLASSVISDSIRNGNTDLSRYDKLLSNELYPEFRAAQKVSQFVYAFPRVWYDILTERPELAEMYFNVLRGKSRYELFMKDLKAIGGSLVKTAIKKGIVRLFR